A portion of the Papaver somniferum cultivar HN1 unplaced genomic scaffold, ASM357369v1 unplaced-scaffold_47, whole genome shotgun sequence genome contains these proteins:
- the LOC113342754 gene encoding receptor-like protein 35, translating into MDQHVHPSKLKLNSNLELKSCNIKGYIPSFICNCTYLNYLDLSDNNLTGPIPPCIFNLQYLMFFDLSRNNHVGTVPCLSSFVIQINTVNISHNDLSGPLPFPPEGIDIFDLSQNQFTGGISIESGNRLSNAQFVSLSGNELSGSIPYSICSNKTLPNIAFLDLSKNNLSGVIPSSIGYCTSLRSLNLGTNNLSGNVPRELGEATSLQNLFLNGNALNGTFPSFIQRFENLQALSFGKNNFEGTIPAFIGSLVNLKILPLRENKFGGSIPVEITNLHDLQILDLSVNELSGSIPRKLDELKMLISRPNETFEVQSYGFQDPGHLQLEMVIEGVITQFLRLYNYNSGIDLSSNKLVGEIPKEVSLLQALATLNLSHNHLYGEIPASIGNMTGLNSLDLSFNKFSEKIPLSLTTIDSLGYLDLSHNNLSGRIPTGPHFDTLSIDGSAYANNSLLCGFPLKKICEGDDQSRNTTDVKRPIEVEEDAKEKILFYGVIALGFGVGFWVPFFI; encoded by the coding sequence ATGGATCAACATGTACACCCGTCCAAACTCAAACTGAATAGTAATTTGGAGCTGAAATCATGCAATATTAAAGGATACATCCCGAGTTTCATCTGTAACTGCACTTATCTTAATTATTTAGATTTGTCAGATAACAACTTAACAGGACCCATCCCTCCTTGTATCTTCAACCTCCAATATCTAATGTTCTTCGATCTCTCTAGAAACAACCATGTAGGAACCGTACCATGTCTTTCTTCATTTGTTATCCAGATCAACACCGTGAATATATCACATAACGACCTATCCGGTCCTCTTCCTTTTCCACCCGAAGGTATAGACATCTTTGATTTATCACAAAACCAATTCACCGGTGGAATCTCGATAGAGTCTGGGAACAGGCTATCTAATGCTCAGTTTGTTTCATTGTCCGGAAATGAACTATCTGGTTCTATCCCCTACTCTATTTGCTCAAACAAAACATtgccaaatattgcatttctTGATCTGTCAAAGAACAATCTATCTGGAGTTATACCTTCTAGTATTGGGTACTGCACTTCTCTTCGTTCTTTGAACCTTGGCACTAATAATCTCAGTGGAAACGTTCCACGTGAGCTTGGAGAAGCAACTTCTCTTCAAAATCTTTTTTTGAATGGAAATGCTCTGAATGGTACGTTTCCTAGTTTCATACAACGTTTTGAGAATTTGCAAGCTCTCAGTTTCGGGAAAAACAATTTTGAAGGTACCATACCCGCTTTCATCGGTTCACTAGTCAATCTTAAAATCCTTCCTTTAAGGGAAAATAAGTTCGGTGGATCGATCCCAGTTGAGATCACTAACTTGCATGATCTCCAAATCTTAGACTTGAGCGTAAACGAACTTTCAGGTTCCATTCCTCGAAAGCTAGACGAGCTGAAGATGTTAATAAGTAGACCAAATGAAACATTTGAGGTTCAGTCATATGGTTTTCAGGATCCTGGTCATCTTCAACTTGAAATGGTTATCGAAGGGGTAATCACGCAGTTTTTGCGTTTGTACAACTACAATTCAGGCATCGATTTGTCATCCAACAAACTTGTTGGGGAGATTCCTAAAGAGGTCAGTCTATTACAAGCACTTGCAACGCTTAACCTATCACATAACCATCTCTATGGTGAAATACCAGCGAGCATCGGGAACATGACTGGTTTAAACTCCTTGGACCTAAGTTTCAACAAATTTTCCGAGAAAATTCCTCTATCCCTGACAACAATAGACTCCCTTGGGTACTTGGACTTATCTCACAACAACTTGAGTGGCAGGATCCCAACAGGACCTCACTTTGATACACTGAGCATAGACGGTTCTGCTTACGCAAACAACAGCTTGTTGTGCGGGTTCCCTTTAAAGAAGATTTGCGAGGGTGATGACCAGAGTAGGAATACTACTGATGTTAAACGTCCaattgaagttgaagaagatgcaAAAGAGAAGATACTGTTTTATGGTGTTATTGCTTTGGGGTTTGGAGTTGGATTTTGGGTTCCGTTCTTCATTTAG